The Flavobacterium piscisymbiosum genome includes a region encoding these proteins:
- a CDS encoding Crp/Fnr family transcriptional regulator, with protein MYKNLRLSIELKIPLTDQEWNFIVEKAEFIKLKKNEFLQIQNSNSSYEGFILKGAFKTYILNDNGTESVIFFSFENEWMCDLESFYHQKPTTYNIKAIEDSEILVINKTNKAILFEQVPKLIQFHIIMVEKANIAIQQRLIDVLNKTSKQRYLEFIEKHPQKADKINNRNLSSYLGVSHEFLSKIKKRC; from the coding sequence ATGTATAAAAACCTACGATTAAGTATTGAACTCAAAATTCCGTTAACAGATCAAGAATGGAATTTTATTGTTGAAAAAGCCGAGTTCATAAAACTCAAGAAGAATGAATTTTTACAGATTCAGAATTCTAATAGTTCCTACGAAGGCTTTATTTTAAAAGGTGCTTTCAAAACCTACATTTTGAATGATAATGGTACCGAAAGTGTAATTTTCTTTTCGTTCGAAAACGAATGGATGTGTGACCTCGAAAGTTTCTATCATCAAAAGCCTACAACCTACAACATCAAGGCGATAGAAGACAGCGAGATTCTGGTGATTAACAAAACAAACAAAGCAATTTTATTTGAGCAAGTACCCAAGCTAATCCAGTTTCACATCATTATGGTCGAAAAAGCCAATATTGCCATTCAGCAAAGACTTATAGATGTCTTAAACAAAACCTCGAAACAGAGGTATCTGGAGTTTATTGAGAAACATCCGCAAAAAGCAGATAAAATCAATAACAGAAATTTGTCTTCTTATCTTGGTGTGTCGCACGAGTTTTTATCGAAGATTAAAAAGAGGTGCTAA
- a CDS encoding HutD family protein, protein MKISFLPKKDSKASIWSGGLTYEYTIYPETASYADRDFAFRISSATIEKVPLEFTKFKGYHRYLVMLDNALDIEVNKEKKIYEKYEIMEFNSDDEVTSYTKGTDFNWMVSEIISHHKLKIANGNQNCNAQIIILFSLDTTVITINEKSYNLQPHDLLVIENPEKENVITHLSNECLIGILVF, encoded by the coding sequence ATGAAAATAAGCTTTTTGCCTAAAAAAGACAGCAAAGCCTCTATTTGGAGTGGCGGATTGACCTATGAATATACGATCTATCCTGAAACAGCAAGTTATGCCGATAGAGATTTTGCATTCAGAATAAGCAGTGCTACAATAGAAAAAGTTCCTTTAGAGTTTACCAAATTTAAGGGCTATCATCGCTATTTGGTTATGCTTGATAACGCTCTTGATATTGAGGTAAACAAAGAGAAAAAAATATATGAGAAATATGAAATTATGGAATTTAATTCGGATGATGAAGTGACTTCTTATACAAAAGGTACTGATTTTAATTGGATGGTTTCTGAAATAATAAGCCATCATAAACTGAAAATAGCAAATGGTAATCAGAATTGTAATGCTCAAATAATAATTTTATTTTCTTTAGATACAACAGTTATTACAATTAATGAGAAGTCATACAATCTACAACCTCATGATTTATTAGTCATTGAAAATCCAGAAAAGGAAAATGTAATAACTCATCTTTCTAATGAATGCCTTATCGGAATATTGGTTTTTTAA
- a CDS encoding GNAT family N-acetyltransferase produces MITKATLQDIPSLNILINSAYRGETSKKGWTTEAHLLEGKRTTEEELTEIILDPKNTFLKFTENDQIIGSVLLVEKEHQLYVGMLTVSPELQNRGIGKKMLAEAENHAKSLGLSTLSMTVVSVRAELIAWYKRHGYVDTGKREAFPSSNIHINISDKPLEFIYLEKSL; encoded by the coding sequence ATGATTACAAAAGCAACATTACAAGATATTCCATCATTAAACATATTAATAAACTCAGCATACCGAGGAGAAACTTCTAAAAAAGGCTGGACTACAGAAGCTCATTTATTAGAAGGAAAAAGAACCACCGAAGAAGAATTAACTGAAATCATTTTAGATCCTAAAAATACATTTTTGAAATTTACTGAGAACGATCAAATTATTGGGTCGGTTTTGTTGGTTGAGAAAGAGCATCAATTGTATGTGGGAATGTTGACGGTTTCTCCTGAATTGCAAAATAGAGGAATCGGGAAAAAGATGTTGGCTGAAGCCGAAAATCATGCTAAATCTTTAGGATTGTCTACTCTTAGTATGACGGTTGTTTCGGTTCGTGCAGAACTTATTGCCTGGTACAAACGTCATGGTTATGTGGATACTGGCAAAAGAGAAGCTTTTCCTTCAAGCAATATTCATATTAACATTTCTGATAAGCCATTGGAGTTTATCTATTTAGAGAAAAGCCTTTGA